A window from Onychostoma macrolepis isolate SWU-2019 chromosome 07, ASM1243209v1, whole genome shotgun sequence encodes these proteins:
- the LOC131543468 gene encoding serine/threonine-protein phosphatase PP1-beta catalytic subunit, with the protein MAEGELDVDSLISRLLEVRGCRPGKIVQMTEAEVRGLCIKSREIFLSQPILLELEAPLKICGDIHGQYTDLLRLFEYGGFPPEANYLFLGDYVDRGKQSLETICLLLAYKIKYPENFFLLRGNHECASINRIYGFYDECKRRFNIKLWKTFTDCFNCLPIAAIVDEKIFCCHGGLSPDLQSMEQIRRIMRPTDVPDTGLLCDLLWSDPDKDVQGWGENDRGVSFTFGADVVSKFLNRHDLDLICRAHQVVEDGYEFFAKRQLVTLFSAPNYCGEFDNAGGMMSVDETLMCSFQILKPSEKKAKYQYGGMNSGRPVTPPRTATPPKKR; encoded by the exons ATGGCGGAGGGGGAGCTGGACGTGGATTCTCTGATCTCCAGACTGCTGGAGG TGCGAGGATGCCGTCCAGGGAAGATCGTGCAGATGACGGAGGCGGAGGTTCGGGGTTTGTGCATTAAATCACGCGAGATCTTCCTCAGTCAGCCAATCCTGCTGGAGCTGGAGGCTCCGCTCAAGATCTGCG GCGACATCCACGGCCAGTACACGGACCTGCTGCGGCTCTTCGAGTACGGCGGCTTCCCTCCGGAGGCCAACTATCTGTTCCTGGGCGATTACGTGGACCGAGGGAAGCAGTCGCTGGAGACCATCTGCCTGCTGCTGGCCTACAAGATCAAGTACCCCGAGAACTTCTTCCTGCTCCGCGGGAACCACGAGTGCGCCTCCATCAACCGCATCTACGGCTTCTACGACGAGT GCAAGCGCAGGTTCAACATCAAGCTGTGGAAGACGTTCACCGACTGCTTCAACTGTCTGCCGATCGCCGCTATCGTGGACGAGAAGATCTTCTGCTGCCACGGAG GGCTTTCTCCAGATCTCCAGTCGATGGAGCAGATCAGACGCATCATGAGACCCACGGACGTACCTGACACAG gGCTGTTGTGTGATCTGCTGTGGTCAGATCCTGATAAGGATGTTCAGGGTTGGGGAGAGAATGATCGCGGAGTGTCCTTCACCTTCGGAGCAGATGTGGTCAGTAAATTCCTGAACCGTCACGATCTGGATCTCATCTGCCGCGCGCATCAG GTGGTTGAGGACGGTTACGAGTTCTTTGCCAAACGCCAGCTGGTCACGTTGTTCTCGGCGCCCAATTACTGCGGAGAGTTCGACAACGCTGGAGGAATGATGAGCGTCGACGAGACCCTGATGTGCTCCTTCCAG ATCCTGAAGCCGTCGGAGAAGAAGGCGAAGTATCAGTACGGCGGGATGAACTCCGGGCGACCCGTGACTCCGCCCAGAACGGCCACGCCCCCTAAGAAGCGGTGA